One window of the Amycolatopsis mediterranei genome contains the following:
- a CDS encoding acyl-CoA dehydrogenase family protein, with translation MTDPFRTPERAELRKTVRKFVEQEVLPHLDDWERDGELPRDLHRKAGDLGLLGVAFPEEIGGGDGNYLDALVVAEEMHYAGGSGGLFASLFTCGIAVPHIAEANDPVQIERWVRPALQGDKIGSLAVTEPDGGSDVAGIRTTAVREGDEYVINGAKTFITSGCRADFVTTVVRTGGDGAHGLSLIVVERGTPGFTVSRKLEKMGWLCSDTAELSYVDVRVPVEHLVGAENSGFAQVATQFVTERLSLAVQAYAHAQRALDLTLDWCRLRETFGRPLISRQVVQHKLTEMARKIDVARTYTRQAAIRHVSGEEVIAEACFAKNTAVEAAEWVVSEAVQLHGGLGYMRESEVERHYRDVRILGIGGGTTEILTGLAAKRLGYTS, from the coding sequence GTGACCGATCCCTTCCGGACGCCCGAACGGGCGGAACTGCGCAAGACCGTGCGGAAGTTCGTCGAGCAGGAAGTCCTGCCGCACCTCGACGACTGGGAGCGCGACGGCGAGCTGCCGCGCGACCTGCACCGCAAGGCCGGAGACCTCGGCCTGCTCGGCGTCGCCTTCCCGGAAGAGATCGGCGGCGGCGACGGCAACTACCTCGACGCCCTGGTCGTCGCCGAGGAGATGCACTACGCCGGTGGTTCCGGCGGGCTCTTCGCGTCGCTGTTCACCTGCGGCATCGCCGTACCGCACATCGCCGAGGCGAACGATCCGGTACAGATCGAACGCTGGGTGCGCCCCGCGCTCCAAGGCGACAAGATCGGCTCGCTCGCCGTGACCGAACCAGACGGCGGCTCCGACGTCGCCGGGATCCGGACCACCGCCGTCCGCGAGGGCGACGAGTACGTCATCAACGGCGCCAAGACGTTCATCACCTCCGGGTGCCGCGCGGACTTCGTGACGACGGTCGTGCGGACCGGCGGTGACGGTGCCCACGGGCTTTCGCTGATCGTCGTCGAACGCGGGACACCGGGGTTCACGGTGAGCCGCAAGCTCGAGAAGATGGGCTGGCTCTGCTCGGACACCGCCGAACTGTCCTACGTGGACGTCCGGGTGCCGGTCGAGCACCTGGTGGGCGCCGAGAACAGCGGGTTCGCGCAGGTCGCCACCCAGTTCGTCACCGAACGGCTTTCGCTGGCCGTGCAGGCGTACGCGCACGCCCAGCGCGCGCTCGACCTGACGCTGGACTGGTGCCGGCTGCGCGAGACGTTCGGCCGCCCGCTCATCTCGCGGCAGGTCGTCCAGCACAAGCTCACCGAAATGGCGCGGAAGATCGACGTCGCCCGCACCTACACCCGGCAGGCCGCGATCCGGCACGTCTCCGGTGAAGAGGTCATCGCCGAAGCCTGTTTCGCCAAGAACACCGCCGTCGAGGCCGCCGAATGGGTGGTCAGCGAGGCCGTCCAGCTGCACGGCGGGCTCGGCTACATGCGCGAGTCCGAAGTGGAGCGCCACTACCGCGACGTCCGGATCCTCGGCATCGGCGGCGGCACGACCGAGATCCTCACCGGCCTGGCCGCGAAGCGATTGGGATACACCTCGTGA
- a CDS encoding acyl-CoA carboxylase subunit beta produces the protein MTALRSTVDTRAAEFGANREAMLEKLAEIDAEHAKAVAGGGEKYVERHRNRGKLLARERIELLLDADSPFLELSPLAAWGTDYRVGASLVTGIGVVEGVECLISASDPTVKGGASNPWTTKKSFRAADIAAQNRLPSINLVESGGADLPTQKEIFIPGGRIFRDITRASAAGCPTIALVFGNSTAGGAYLPGMSDYVVMVKERAKVFLGGPPLVKMATGEESDDESLGGAEMHARTSGLADYLAVDEQDAIRLGRNIVKRLNWTKQGPSPKPDYEGPLYDAEDLLGIVPTDLKVPFDPREVIARVVDGSDFDEFKPLYGSSLVTGWASIHGYPVGVLANAQGVLFGEESQKAAQFIQLANQIHTPLVFLHNTTGYMVGKEYEQSGIIKHGAMMINAVSNSKVPHLSVLMGASYGAGHYGMCGRAFDPRFLFAWPSAKSAVMGPAQLAGVLSIVARAAAESRGQEYNEEHDKAMRAMVEGQIEAESMPMFLSGMLYDDGIIDPRDTRTVLGLSLSAIHNGPVKGAEGFGVFRM, from the coding sequence GTGACTGCACTGAGATCCACAGTGGACACGCGAGCCGCCGAGTTCGGCGCGAACCGCGAGGCGATGTTGGAGAAGCTCGCCGAGATCGACGCCGAGCACGCCAAAGCCGTCGCCGGCGGCGGCGAGAAGTACGTCGAGCGGCACCGCAACCGCGGCAAGCTCCTCGCGCGGGAACGCATCGAGCTGCTCCTCGACGCGGATTCGCCGTTCCTCGAGCTGTCGCCGCTGGCCGCCTGGGGCACCGACTACCGCGTCGGCGCGAGTCTGGTGACCGGGATCGGCGTCGTCGAAGGCGTCGAGTGCCTGATCTCGGCCAGCGATCCGACGGTCAAGGGCGGCGCCAGCAACCCGTGGACCACGAAGAAGAGCTTCCGGGCCGCGGACATCGCCGCGCAGAACCGGCTGCCGTCGATCAACCTCGTCGAGTCCGGCGGCGCGGACCTGCCCACCCAGAAGGAGATCTTCATCCCGGGCGGCCGGATCTTCCGGGACATCACGCGGGCCTCGGCCGCGGGCTGCCCGACGATCGCGCTGGTCTTCGGCAACTCCACCGCGGGCGGCGCGTACCTGCCGGGCATGTCGGACTACGTCGTGATGGTCAAGGAGCGCGCGAAGGTGTTCCTCGGCGGGCCGCCGCTGGTCAAGATGGCCACCGGCGAGGAGTCCGACGACGAGTCGCTCGGCGGCGCCGAAATGCACGCGCGGACCTCGGGCCTGGCCGACTACCTGGCCGTCGACGAGCAGGACGCCATCCGGCTCGGCCGTAACATCGTCAAGCGGCTCAACTGGACCAAGCAGGGGCCTTCGCCGAAGCCGGACTACGAAGGGCCGCTCTACGACGCCGAGGACCTGCTCGGCATCGTGCCGACCGACCTGAAGGTGCCCTTCGACCCGCGCGAGGTCATCGCCCGCGTCGTCGACGGCTCCGACTTCGACGAGTTCAAGCCGCTCTACGGCTCGTCGCTGGTGACGGGCTGGGCGAGCATCCACGGTTACCCGGTCGGCGTGCTGGCCAACGCCCAGGGCGTGCTGTTCGGCGAGGAGTCGCAGAAGGCCGCGCAGTTCATCCAGCTGGCCAACCAGATCCACACCCCGCTGGTGTTCCTGCACAACACGACCGGCTACATGGTCGGCAAGGAGTACGAGCAGAGCGGCATCATCAAGCACGGCGCGATGATGATCAACGCCGTCTCGAACTCGAAGGTGCCGCACCTGTCCGTCCTCATGGGAGCGTCCTACGGCGCCGGCCACTACGGCATGTGCGGCCGCGCCTTCGATCCCCGCTTCCTGTTCGCCTGGCCGAGCGCGAAGTCGGCGGTGATGGGCCCGGCGCAGCTGGCCGGCGTGCTGTCCATCGTGGCCCGCGCGGCCGCCGAGAGCCGCGGCCAGGAGTACAACGAGGAGCACGACAAGGCCATGCGCGCCATGGTGGAAGGGCAGATCGAAGCCGAGTCGATGCCGATGTTCCTCTCCGGCATGCTCTACGACGACGGCATCATCGACCCGCGCGACACCCGCACCGTGCTGGGGCTGAGCCTATCCGCGATCCACAATGGACCAGTGAAGGGCGCCGAGGGCTTCGGCGTCTTCCGGATGTGA
- a CDS encoding acetyl/propionyl/methylcrotonyl-CoA carboxylase subunit alpha, which produces MIQNLLVANRGEIARRVFRTCRDAGIGTVAVFSDADAAAPHALEADAAVRLPGNAPSETYLRAELLVKAATEAGADAVHPGYGFLSENAAFARAVLDAGLTWVGPPPEAIETMGSKVESKRLMAAAGVPVLSELDPASVTSDDLPLLVKASAGGGGRGMRVVRSLDGLAEAVEGASAEAGSAFGDPTVFCERYLETGRHIEVQVLADRHGTVWAVGERECSIQRRHQKVVEEAPSPFVDAAMREELFEAARKAAKAIDYVGAGTVEFLAGPDGRFYFLEMNTRLQVEHPVTENVTGLDLVALQLRIAEGERLPADPPPTVGHAIEVRLYAEDPAAGWQPQSGTLHTFEVPDVDRSFTHGPGLRLDSGFESGSVVGVHYDPMLAKVITWAPTRAEAARRLAKALAATKIHGVVTNRDLLVNILRHEAFLAGETDTAFFDRHGLDTLAAPLATQDTERLSALAAALADAAGNRARATTQSRLPSGWRNVRSAGQRKVFTVSDREYEVVYSLTRDGLRADGFEGELVSAEPGRVVIEVNGVRRTFDVARHDDLSYVDSALGSVALTAAPRFADPDAALAAGSLVAPMPGTVVRLAVQAGDPVKAGDPLLWLEAMKMEHRIAAPADGVVTELPVTVGQQVEVGTILAVVGEAE; this is translated from the coding sequence ATGATCCAGAACCTGCTGGTCGCCAACCGCGGCGAGATCGCCCGCCGCGTCTTCCGCACCTGCCGCGACGCCGGGATCGGCACGGTCGCGGTGTTCTCCGACGCCGATGCGGCCGCGCCGCACGCCCTGGAGGCCGACGCGGCCGTCCGGCTGCCCGGCAACGCGCCGTCCGAGACGTACTTGCGGGCGGAGCTGCTGGTCAAGGCCGCGACCGAGGCCGGTGCCGACGCCGTCCACCCCGGCTACGGCTTCCTGTCCGAGAACGCCGCGTTCGCGCGGGCCGTGCTCGACGCCGGGCTCACCTGGGTGGGGCCGCCGCCCGAGGCCATCGAGACCATGGGCTCCAAAGTGGAGTCGAAGCGGCTGATGGCCGCGGCCGGGGTGCCGGTGCTGTCCGAATTGGACCCGGCTTCGGTGACTTCGGACGACCTGCCGTTGCTGGTCAAGGCGTCCGCCGGTGGTGGTGGCCGCGGGATGCGCGTGGTCCGCTCGCTCGACGGACTGGCCGAGGCCGTGGAAGGCGCCAGTGCGGAGGCCGGATCGGCGTTCGGCGACCCGACCGTCTTCTGCGAGCGGTACCTGGAGACCGGGCGGCACATCGAGGTCCAGGTGCTCGCTGATCGCCACGGCACGGTGTGGGCGGTGGGGGAGCGGGAGTGCTCGATCCAGCGCCGGCACCAGAAGGTCGTCGAAGAGGCGCCGTCGCCGTTCGTCGATGCCGCCATGCGCGAGGAGCTGTTCGAGGCCGCGCGTAAGGCCGCCAAGGCGATCGACTACGTCGGTGCGGGCACGGTCGAGTTCCTCGCCGGGCCCGACGGGCGGTTCTACTTCCTCGAGATGAACACCCGGCTGCAGGTCGAGCACCCGGTCACCGAGAACGTCACCGGCCTCGACCTGGTCGCCCTGCAGCTGCGGATCGCCGAGGGTGAGCGCCTCCCGGCCGACCCACCGCCCACCGTGGGCCACGCCATCGAGGTCCGGCTCTACGCCGAGGACCCGGCGGCGGGCTGGCAGCCGCAAAGCGGGACTCTGCACACGTTCGAAGTGCCCGATGTGGACCGGTCCTTCACGCACGGGCCCGGACTGCGACTCGACTCCGGCTTCGAGAGCGGGTCCGTCGTCGGTGTCCACTACGACCCGATGCTCGCCAAGGTGATCACCTGGGCGCCGACCCGCGCCGAAGCCGCCCGGCGGCTCGCCAAGGCCCTCGCCGCCACGAAGATCCACGGCGTCGTCACCAACCGCGACCTCCTGGTGAACATCCTGCGGCACGAGGCCTTCCTGGCGGGGGAGACCGACACGGCGTTCTTCGACCGTCACGGCCTGGACACCCTGGCCGCGCCACTGGCCACTCAGGACACCGAACGGCTGTCCGCGCTCGCCGCGGCGCTGGCGGACGCGGCGGGCAACCGGGCGCGAGCCACCACCCAGAGCAGGCTGCCGAGCGGCTGGCGCAACGTGCGCTCGGCCGGGCAGCGCAAGGTCTTCACCGTCTCGGATCGCGAGTATGAAGTGGTCTACTCGCTGACGCGGGACGGCCTCCGTGCCGATGGGTTCGAAGGCGAGCTGGTGTCGGCGGAGCCGGGGCGGGTGGTGATCGAGGTGAACGGCGTGCGGCGCACGTTCGACGTCGCTCGTCACGACGACTTGTCCTATGTGGACTCCGCGCTCGGTTCGGTCGCGCTGACGGCCGCACCACGGTTCGCCGATCCCGACGCCGCTCTGGCTGCCGGGTCGCTGGTCGCGCCGATGCCGGGCACGGTCGTGCGGCTCGCCGTGCAGGCCGGAGATCCGGTCAAGGCCGGCGACCCGCTGCTGTGGCTCGAGGCGATGAAGATGGAACACCGGATCGCCGCCCCCGCCGACGGCGTGGTGACCGAGCTGCCGGTGACCGTGGGCCAACAGGTCGAAGTGGGCACGATCCTAGCTGTGGTGGGAGAAGCAGAATGA
- a CDS encoding acyl-CoA dehydrogenase family protein, with protein sequence MNAMNFIEPEERIALRKAVAELGAKYGHEYYARKARADEKTHELWDEAGRLGYLGVNVPEEYGGGGAGIADLAAVLEELAAAGSPLLLMVVSPAICGTVISRFGTEEQKKQWLPGIADGTKRMVFAITEPDAGSNSHKITTTAKRDGGGWVLNGRKVYISGVDEADAVLVVGRMEDSKTGRLKPALFILPANTEGFEYTKIPMDIVAPENQFSLFLDDVHLPAEALVGEEDAAIAQLFAGLNPERIMGASFSLGIARYALSKAVGYANQRQVWGTPIGAHQGLAHPLAEIKIELELAKLMTQKAASLYDSGDDFGAGESANMAKYAAAEVAIRATDQAVQTHGGNGLATEYGLGTLVTAVRLGRIAPVSREMVLNFVGQHSLGLPKSY encoded by the coding sequence ATGAACGCGATGAACTTCATCGAGCCGGAAGAGCGGATCGCGCTTCGCAAGGCCGTCGCCGAACTCGGCGCCAAGTACGGGCACGAGTACTACGCCCGCAAGGCCCGTGCGGACGAGAAGACGCACGAACTCTGGGACGAGGCCGGCCGGCTCGGCTACCTCGGCGTCAACGTCCCCGAGGAGTACGGCGGCGGGGGCGCGGGCATCGCCGACCTCGCCGCGGTCCTCGAAGAACTCGCCGCCGCGGGCTCGCCGCTGCTGCTCATGGTCGTCTCGCCGGCGATCTGCGGCACCGTGATCTCCCGGTTCGGCACCGAAGAGCAGAAGAAGCAGTGGCTGCCGGGTATCGCCGACGGCACCAAGCGGATGGTCTTCGCGATCACCGAGCCGGATGCCGGGTCGAACTCGCACAAGATCACCACCACGGCGAAGCGGGACGGCGGCGGCTGGGTCCTCAACGGCCGCAAGGTCTACATCTCCGGCGTCGACGAAGCCGATGCGGTGCTCGTCGTCGGCCGCATGGAGGACTCGAAGACCGGCCGCCTCAAGCCCGCGCTGTTCATCCTGCCGGCGAACACCGAGGGCTTCGAGTACACGAAGATCCCGATGGACATCGTCGCGCCGGAAAACCAGTTCTCGCTGTTCCTCGACGACGTCCACCTGCCTGCCGAAGCGCTGGTCGGGGAGGAGGACGCGGCGATCGCGCAGCTGTTCGCGGGCCTCAACCCCGAACGCATCATGGGCGCGTCGTTCTCCCTCGGCATCGCCCGGTACGCGCTGTCGAAGGCCGTCGGCTACGCGAACCAGCGCCAGGTTTGGGGCACGCCGATCGGCGCCCACCAGGGCCTCGCCCACCCGCTCGCGGAGATCAAGATCGAGCTGGAACTGGCCAAGCTGATGACACAGAAGGCGGCGTCGCTCTACGACTCCGGCGACGACTTCGGCGCGGGGGAGTCGGCCAACATGGCGAAGTACGCCGCCGCCGAGGTCGCCATCCGGGCCACCGACCAGGCCGTGCAGACCCACGGCGGCAACGGCCTGGCCACCGAATACGGCCTCGGCACGCTGGTGACGGCGGTGCGCCTGGGCCGGATCGCGCCGGTCAGCCGCGAGATGGTGCTCAACTTCGTCGGCCAGCACAGCCTCGGCCTCCCGAAGTCCTACTAG
- a CDS encoding SDR family oxidoreductase codes for MSTLDGKTILMSGGSRGIGEAIALRAAKDGANVALLAKTGEPHPKLPGTIYTAAEAIEKAGGHALPILGDVRDDDGVAAAVAKTVEQFGGIDIVVNNASAIDLTPTEQVSMKRYDLMQDINARGTFLLSKLAIPHLKNAANPHILTLSPPISLDEKWFTAGHLAYSIAKYSMSLVTVGLAAELKKDGVAVNSLWPRTTIDTAAIRNVVGAELASRSRTPAIMADAAHAILTKPSREVTGRFLLDDEVLRAEGVTDFAQYRVGDTAEEDLQLDFWVDPA; via the coding sequence ATGTCTACTTTGGACGGCAAGACGATTCTCATGTCCGGCGGCAGCCGCGGCATCGGCGAGGCGATCGCGCTCCGGGCCGCGAAAGACGGCGCGAACGTCGCGCTGCTGGCCAAAACGGGTGAGCCGCACCCGAAGCTGCCCGGCACGATTTACACGGCGGCCGAAGCGATCGAAAAGGCGGGCGGCCACGCGCTGCCGATCCTCGGCGACGTCCGCGACGACGACGGTGTCGCCGCCGCCGTGGCGAAGACCGTCGAGCAGTTCGGCGGCATCGACATCGTCGTGAACAACGCCAGCGCGATCGACCTGACGCCGACCGAGCAGGTCAGCATGAAGCGTTACGACCTGATGCAGGACATCAACGCGCGCGGCACGTTCCTGCTGTCCAAATTGGCCATTCCGCATTTGAAGAACGCCGCGAACCCGCACATCCTGACGCTGTCGCCCCCGATCAGCCTCGACGAGAAGTGGTTCACCGCCGGGCACCTCGCGTACAGCATCGCCAAGTACTCGATGAGCCTGGTGACCGTCGGGCTCGCCGCGGAACTGAAGAAGGACGGCGTCGCGGTCAACTCCCTGTGGCCGCGCACCACGATCGACACCGCGGCGATCCGCAACGTCGTCGGCGCGGAACTGGCTTCGCGGAGCCGGACGCCGGCGATCATGGCCGACGCCGCCCACGCGATCCTGACCAAGCCCAGCCGGGAGGTCACCGGCCGGTTCCTCCTCGACGACGAAGTGCTGCGCGCCGAAGGTGTCACCGACTTCGCGCAGTACCGCGTCGGCGACACCGCGGAGGAAGACCTGCAGCTCGACTTCTGGGTGGACCCGGCTTGA
- a CDS encoding TetR/AcrR family transcriptional regulator, producing MTGVREPQQERSRTTRRRLVEAALDSFGERGWHGVTVAGIAERAGVSRGAAQHHFPAREDLVVAAVDLLGEAQIDELRAQAAGLPSGASRIERVVEMVLNLYTGPLFRAALQLWSVAATDEALRDVLVPLEARVGREAHRVTVELLGVDESRPGVRELVQATLDLARGLGLANLLTDDTRRRRQIVREWARTLELRLAGD from the coding sequence TTGACCGGCGTCCGCGAACCCCAGCAGGAGCGCAGCCGCACCACGCGGCGGCGGCTGGTCGAGGCCGCCCTCGACAGCTTCGGCGAGCGCGGCTGGCATGGCGTGACGGTGGCCGGGATCGCCGAGCGGGCGGGTGTCTCCCGCGGCGCGGCCCAGCACCACTTCCCGGCCCGCGAGGACCTCGTGGTGGCGGCGGTCGACCTGCTCGGCGAAGCCCAGATCGACGAGCTGCGCGCCCAGGCGGCCGGCCTGCCGAGCGGGGCGTCCCGCATCGAGCGCGTCGTGGAGATGGTGCTGAACCTGTACACCGGCCCGCTGTTCCGCGCGGCCCTGCAGCTGTGGTCGGTGGCGGCGACCGACGAGGCGTTGCGGGACGTGCTGGTGCCCCTGGAGGCCCGGGTCGGCCGCGAGGCGCACCGCGTGACGGTGGAACTCCTCGGCGTCGACGAGTCCCGCCCGGGGGTGCGGGAGCTGGTCCAGGCCACCCTGGACCTGGCCCGTGGGCTCGGCCTGGCCAACCTCCTGACCGACGACACCCGACGGCGGCGCCAGATCGTGCGCGAATGGGCGCGGACGCTGGAGCTGCGGCTGGCCGGGGACTGA